In one Leptospiraceae bacterium genomic region, the following are encoded:
- a CDS encoding glycine--tRNA ligase: MAKEKDDSLKHIVAVCKRRGFVFSGSDIYGGLSNTFDYGPYGIEVLNNLKKLWWEYFVHRRIDVVGLDSSILLHPRVWEASGHVSNFTDPMMDCKSCKTRIRVDQFLEEKKGEGFCVGKTLAELQEVITNEKFPCPSCGKSGTFTEARNFNLMFKTSHGASEGDAMDIYLRPETAQGIFVNFKNIINTCRVKIPFGIAQIGKSFRNEIMARQFVFRTREFEQMEMEYFCEPGTQKEWFQHWVDYCQNWLTDVVGLKKENLHLREHSKEELSFYSEGTTDIEYKYAFGWGELWGIASRTDYDLGQHERFSGEDLKYNDQVSRKKYVPYVVEPALGLNRLFLAVINDAYEEEKLENGEIRTVLRLSTKTAPVKVAVFPLMKKDGLAEKAEEIFNSLRGHWYVEYDDSGNIGKRYRRQDELGTPFCITVDYDSLKDNTVTIRERDSMAQERIEISKLKSYLIEKL; this comes from the coding sequence ATGGCAAAAGAAAAAGACGATTCATTAAAGCATATAGTTGCAGTCTGTAAGCGCAGGGGCTTTGTATTCTCAGGCTCTGATATTTATGGAGGACTGTCAAATACTTTTGATTACGGACCTTACGGTATAGAAGTCCTGAATAACCTGAAGAAACTCTGGTGGGAATACTTTGTTCATCGTCGTATCGATGTAGTAGGACTGGATTCTTCTATTTTACTGCATCCGAGGGTATGGGAAGCTTCCGGTCACGTGAGTAACTTTACCGACCCGATGATGGATTGTAAGTCCTGTAAAACAAGAATACGGGTAGACCAGTTCCTGGAAGAAAAAAAAGGAGAAGGTTTTTGTGTAGGAAAAACACTCGCTGAATTACAGGAAGTCATTACAAATGAAAAATTTCCCTGTCCCTCCTGCGGAAAAAGTGGGACCTTCACCGAAGCCAGAAATTTTAACCTGATGTTTAAAACGTCCCACGGTGCTTCAGAAGGGGATGCGATGGATATATACCTTCGCCCGGAAACAGCCCAGGGAATCTTTGTAAATTTTAAAAATATTATAAATACCTGCCGTGTAAAAATTCCTTTTGGTATTGCCCAGATAGGAAAGTCTTTCCGTAACGAAATTATGGCCAGACAGTTTGTATTCCGTACCCGAGAATTTGAGCAAATGGAAATGGAATATTTTTGTGAGCCGGGAACCCAGAAAGAATGGTTTCAACACTGGGTAGACTACTGTCAAAACTGGCTGACCGATGTTGTGGGCCTAAAGAAAGAAAACCTGCATTTGAGAGAACATAGCAAAGAAGAATTATCTTTTTACAGCGAAGGCACAACCGATATTGAATATAAATACGCATTTGGCTGGGGAGAACTCTGGGGTATTGCTTCGCGAACAGACTATGATCTCGGACAGCACGAAAGATTTTCGGGTGAAGACCTGAAATATAACGACCAGGTGAGCAGGAAAAAATATGTTCCTTATGTTGTGGAGCCTGCACTGGGCTTGAATCGACTTTTTTTGGCTGTCATTAACGATGCCTATGAAGAAGAAAAGCTGGAAAATGGAGAAATTAGAACGGTTCTTCGTCTTTCTACCAAAACAGCTCCCGTAAAAGTCGCAGTTTTCCCTCTCATGAAAAAGGATGGACTCGCTGAAAAAGCCGAGGAAATTTTCAATTCCTTACGGGGACACTGGTATGTTGAATACGATGATAGCGGAAATATCGGAAAGCGCTATAGAAGACAGGATGAACTGGGAACGCCCTTTTGTATTACTGTAGATTACGATAGCCTCAAGGATAATACTGTAACTATCCGAGAACGGGATAGTATGGCACAGGAAAGAATCGAAATCAGTAAATTAAAAAGCTATTTAATAGAAAAGCTCTGA
- a CDS encoding AAA family ATPase, giving the protein MLTIAYGEANFENLRQAGELFIDKTAFIPYLEGVKKFFFIRPRRFGKSLWISVLQSYYDLKKQEKFDELFHELYIHKQPTELKNSYLVLKFDFSGLDTSSEKNLMKSFHNRVSSELERFFYEYRFLFPSTQEAHFFQDLKQKTAEESISLIRIEAGKQNLKVYTFIDEYDHFANKLASEGKEAFVRDIISETGYVRNFYEQMKIASGEGVFERFFITGVSPIMLDELASGFNIMSNMTTDPEFNEMLGFTAEEVRNLLDLLSDEYYQKKCKEEVFFDLIEYYNGYRFSKMAKNTLFNSDMLLYFLQYFSRHKTYPEEILDLNVKTDYSKLKGLIVGSSGKENLKRILEEINTQEYLTFQLVQRFTFENRLKDYELKSLLFFFGLLTMTNIPNRFVVPNQVIRTLHWEYFQNFLEENGVDFDVSALHNCIAEMSESGKVEGLKNLAVDFFQNKLSNFDFSAMTEKHIKFMFISYFTLSKLYNIISERELPGGKRIDLLFEAHPAYYHYVMHNFIMEFKYIYKKDSPSVARAKREAAISQAKEYYETYKRDFKQFGRELHSMALIVTHDKQVELVEVAGF; this is encoded by the coding sequence ATGCTAACAATCGCGTATGGAGAGGCCAATTTCGAGAACCTCAGGCAAGCAGGAGAACTTTTTATAGACAAAACCGCTTTTATTCCTTACTTAGAGGGAGTTAAGAAGTTTTTCTTTATTCGGCCAAGGCGTTTCGGAAAAAGCCTCTGGATTAGCGTCCTGCAATCCTATTACGACCTGAAGAAGCAGGAGAAGTTCGATGAGCTTTTCCATGAACTCTACATCCATAAACAACCTACAGAACTGAAAAATTCCTACCTCGTTCTCAAGTTTGACTTTTCCGGGCTGGACACTTCTTCCGAGAAAAATTTAATGAAGAGTTTTCATAACCGGGTGAGTTCTGAGTTAGAACGGTTCTTTTATGAATATCGCTTCCTCTTTCCCTCCACACAGGAGGCACATTTCTTTCAGGACTTAAAACAAAAAACCGCCGAAGAATCGATTTCTTTAATCAGGATCGAGGCCGGTAAACAAAACCTTAAGGTCTATACTTTTATCGACGAGTATGATCATTTTGCCAATAAGCTCGCTTCGGAAGGAAAAGAAGCATTTGTTCGTGACATTATCTCTGAGACCGGCTATGTCCGCAACTTCTATGAGCAAATGAAAATAGCCAGTGGAGAAGGCGTCTTTGAAAGGTTTTTTATCACCGGTGTTTCTCCTATCATGCTCGATGAACTGGCCAGTGGTTTTAATATCATGAGCAATATGACTACAGATCCGGAGTTTAATGAGATGCTGGGTTTTACAGCAGAAGAAGTTCGCAATCTATTAGATTTATTATCCGATGAGTATTATCAGAAAAAATGTAAAGAGGAAGTCTTTTTTGATCTTATAGAGTATTATAATGGTTATCGCTTTTCTAAAATGGCCAAAAATACCCTTTTTAATTCGGATATGCTGCTCTATTTCTTACAATATTTCTCCCGGCATAAAACCTATCCGGAAGAAATTCTCGATCTCAATGTAAAGACAGATTATAGCAAGTTGAAAGGCTTGATCGTGGGTAGCAGCGGTAAGGAAAACCTGAAACGAATCTTAGAGGAAATTAATACTCAGGAGTATTTAACCTTTCAATTAGTACAGCGCTTTACCTTTGAAAACCGCTTGAAAGACTACGAATTGAAATCCTTACTCTTTTTCTTCGGCCTCTTAACCATGACAAATATTCCCAACCGTTTTGTTGTGCCGAACCAGGTAATACGAACTTTACACTGGGAGTATTTCCAGAACTTCTTAGAAGAAAACGGGGTGGACTTCGATGTAAGTGCTCTGCACAACTGCATTGCCGAAATGTCCGAGTCCGGGAAAGTAGAGGGCTTGAAAAATTTAGCTGTTGATTTCTTTCAGAATAAACTCTCAAACTTCGATTTTTCTGCCATGACAGAGAAGCATATCAAGTTTATGTTTATCTCCTACTTTACTTTGAGTAAGCTCTACAACATTATCTCCGAAAGAGAACTACCCGGCGGCAAACGCATCGACCTTCTCTTCGAAGCTCACCCGGCCTATTACCATTACGTAATGCATAACTTTATCATGGAATTCAAATATATCTACAAGAAAGATTCTCCTTCGGTAGCCAGAGCAAAGCGGGAAGCGGCTATTTCCCAGGCAAAAGAATACTACGAGACCTACAAGCGTGACTTCAAGCAATTTGGCCGAGAACTCCATTCTATGGCTCTCATCGTGACCCACGACAAACAGGTAGAACTTGTGGAAGTTGCCGGGTTTTGA
- a CDS encoding cyclic nucleotide-binding domain-containing protein, with product MLGFINKHKGPWGSIMLLLATYTAIQVPMWLVLNFHIGPVLAVINIFVSFFFFLDMLVNIYEHRERAKNSKDNRGLKKYFKSQFITDFLSVIPFDLLVIYTSLPRELDFLAFVRVLRITQLSTLKGFARRWGGGEFSNPSVVRIFYFLYWIFLIMHWFACGWIKIHGRDVVDEAAKLFTDNPTTYIKALYWSVTTLTTIGYGDITPKTNNEIIYVIGVELFGAAMYGYIIGNIANLISNVDLAKAQFIEKMDKINTFMKYRQLPEDLQSKVNLYYSYLWESKKGYDESSVLSDLPSSLKMKVALYINKEMLEKIPLFKNASEEFLQDLVMHLRPVVYTPEDFIFRKGEIGKSLYFIIQGSVQVLDEKTNTVFATLTQGNFFGEIALLTSAPRTATVKAVDYCDLYALDKDTFEAVLQRYPDFSEEIHRMADERLGKRNADK from the coding sequence ATGCTCGGATTTATCAATAAACATAAAGGTCCCTGGGGAAGCATAATGCTTCTTCTGGCTACTTATACCGCTATCCAGGTTCCCATGTGGTTGGTTCTTAACTTTCACATCGGGCCGGTTCTTGCTGTAATAAACATTTTCGTTAGTTTTTTCTTTTTTCTGGATATGCTCGTAAATATTTATGAGCACAGGGAAAGAGCTAAGAATAGCAAGGATAACCGTGGTTTAAAAAAATACTTCAAATCCCAATTCATTACAGATTTTCTTTCCGTTATTCCATTTGACTTATTAGTCATTTACACCAGTCTACCCAGGGAGCTCGACTTTTTGGCTTTTGTCAGGGTTCTGCGGATTACACAACTTTCTACCCTGAAAGGATTTGCGAGACGCTGGGGAGGCGGAGAATTCTCTAACCCTTCTGTAGTTCGGATCTTCTACTTCTTATACTGGATCTTTCTAATAATGCACTGGTTTGCCTGCGGTTGGATAAAAATTCACGGAAGAGATGTAGTGGATGAAGCGGCAAAACTTTTCACGGATAATCCTACAACTTATATCAAGGCCCTTTACTGGTCTGTAACCACTTTGACAACTATAGGTTATGGAGACATTACTCCCAAAACGAATAATGAGATTATTTATGTAATCGGTGTAGAACTATTCGGTGCGGCTATGTATGGTTATATCATCGGTAACATTGCGAACCTTATCTCGAATGTAGACTTGGCCAAAGCTCAGTTCATCGAGAAAATGGATAAGATTAATACATTTATGAAATATCGTCAGTTACCGGAAGACTTACAGAGTAAGGTAAATTTGTATTATTCTTATCTCTGGGAAAGTAAAAAAGGATACGATGAATCTTCGGTTTTATCCGACCTTCCTTCTTCGTTAAAGATGAAAGTAGCTCTTTATATTAATAAAGAGATGCTCGAAAAGATTCCTCTTTTTAAAAATGCCAGCGAAGAATTTTTGCAGGATCTGGTAATGCACCTGCGACCCGTTGTATATACACCGGAGGATTTTATATTTCGAAAAGGTGAAATAGGAAAAAGTCTCTACTTCATTATCCAGGGTTCTGTGCAGGTTCTGGATGAGAAAACAAATACGGTATTTGCCACATTGACACAAGGAAACTTTTTCGGGGAAATTGCTCTTCTTACCAGTGCACCGAGAACTGCAACGGTTAAAGCAGTAGACTATTGCGATCTGTATGCCCTGGATAAAGATACTTTTGAAGCGGTCTTACAACGTTATCCTGACTTCTCTGAAGAAATCCACAGAATGGCCGATGAAAGATTAGGAAAACGTAATGCTGACAAATAA
- a CDS encoding SPFH domain-containing protein, with amino-acid sequence MGLWDVIKGEFIDVVEYEDNSQDVLVYKFDRQGNEIKNGAQLIVRPGQTAIFVNYGEGGSSAQLGDKFEQGRYELTTQNLPILSKLQAWKHGFNSPFKAEVYFVNSRLLTGQKWGTKNPITMRDADFGIVRVRAFGTYSIRISNPEGFITNLSGGSSSFDLDNLKDDLRSLVVNEFTDALGEMKIPVLDLASQYKELGGTIEGFLNKGFADLGLEVKRFLIENISLPPEVEAAIDQRGAMGALGVNYMQKAAADAMINASLNEGGAGGMMGAGMGMGAGMQMGNMMGQAFGGGQQQQAPGQAPPPPPGASQYYISVNGQQQGPFPMDQLKNMAANGQLTKQTYIWKQGMANWQAAGEVAEVSALFAQTPPPPPPPPPAG; translated from the coding sequence ATGGGTTTATGGGATGTAATTAAGGGCGAGTTTATTGATGTCGTCGAATATGAAGATAATTCGCAGGATGTTCTTGTTTATAAGTTTGATAGACAGGGTAATGAAATTAAGAATGGAGCCCAGTTAATTGTAAGACCGGGTCAAACCGCGATTTTTGTGAACTATGGAGAAGGTGGTTCTTCTGCTCAGCTTGGAGATAAATTTGAGCAGGGAAGATACGAACTTACAACACAAAACCTTCCGATTCTTTCCAAGTTACAGGCCTGGAAGCACGGTTTTAACTCTCCTTTCAAAGCAGAAGTTTATTTTGTTAATTCAAGGCTCTTAACCGGTCAAAAGTGGGGAACAAAAAATCCGATTACCATGAGGGATGCCGATTTTGGAATCGTTCGGGTAAGAGCTTTTGGAACCTATTCAATTCGCATTTCCAACCCGGAAGGTTTTATTACCAATCTATCCGGTGGTAGCTCTTCTTTTGATCTGGATAACTTGAAAGATGATTTAAGAAGTCTCGTGGTTAACGAGTTTACCGATGCTCTCGGTGAAATGAAAATTCCGGTTTTAGACCTTGCTTCTCAGTACAAAGAGCTGGGTGGAACCATTGAGGGTTTTCTGAATAAAGGCTTTGCTGATCTCGGCCTCGAAGTAAAACGCTTCCTGATTGAAAACATTTCTCTTCCGCCGGAAGTAGAAGCTGCTATCGATCAAAGAGGAGCTATGGGAGCCCTGGGCGTAAACTACATGCAAAAAGCCGCAGCCGATGCTATGATAAATGCTTCTCTCAATGAAGGAGGAGCCGGTGGTATGATGGGCGCCGGAATGGGCATGGGTGCCGGAATGCAAATGGGCAATATGATGGGACAGGCCTTTGGTGGCGGACAGCAGCAACAGGCACCGGGTCAGGCTCCTCCTCCACCTCCGGGAGCTTCTCAATATTATATTTCTGTTAACGGACAGCAGCAGGGTCCTTTCCCTATGGATCAGCTAAAAAATATGGCAGCTAATGGTCAGCTAACCAAGCAAACCTATATCTGGAAGCAGGGCATGGCAAACTGGCAGGCCGCCGGTGAAGTAGCAGAAGTGAGTGCACTTTTTGCACAAACACCTCCACCGCCTCCACCACCCCCTCCGGCAGGTTAA
- a CDS encoding N-6 DNA methylase, protein MSSHLSLLKEANILLPGKFAIPDVSYEYLESFFQSCLQQEEDFSVFSTQAFSFLYENSLINLQKRKEGGIYYTPDSVAETLLERIPLEEISSEEPVVFDPTCGCGIFLLSILKVLKRFPGTGKIQILGNEIDPFALRIASLCLLLEKSSLDFSYDFIEENAGADTFSSQFQYRFNKQPDLIIGNLPFRRKGRNQADESSRILKQLCLLLKENGLMGIILPESFITRIEKEEQKLRDEILQNFCIYETFRIPKEVFNQGNMPAMAWIMKKRKLSKPFFCYFEGLFFESSQTVRLLSYERNKKKVSFFHPVFQKMETSSLKVKDLFFIEPGLQPAHPLVIQKKHTNSSPEFYLWTGGIKGIQPFTDIQKTKYSFFEMKDENILKRAQRRNLRSYLNTYRVMLLVPSNTAKRIRACLVRHKEGSFRVAPYYAFNAIFPKNVEDTDSAYLLWLLFNHPLASVYLTELKKTVWTSINSYRDFPYPQSWIEPSLKKTIAEKVKKLFEIQKNTGLKDRDIIFLNLVKELDLFVYESYALQEEDIRSIECMYGNELRPGLKEFGETWKLFPSKQSPEAESSCLKAGMFFQTLSINYNKLKVEISLFCPQLGQKTILLDIHPSMPGWVLQAGASGKIISKTSLFSNTLTSLDSKKNRLVFLAHEIN, encoded by the coding sequence TTGTCTTCACACTTATCTTTATTAAAAGAAGCTAATATTTTATTACCCGGAAAATTTGCAATACCGGATGTTTCTTATGAATACCTTGAATCTTTTTTTCAAAGCTGTTTGCAGCAGGAAGAAGATTTTTCTGTGTTTTCTACACAGGCCTTTTCTTTTCTCTATGAAAATTCCCTAATAAATTTACAAAAAAGAAAGGAAGGAGGTATTTATTATACACCGGATTCGGTTGCGGAAACCCTTCTGGAAAGAATTCCTTTAGAGGAAATCTCTTCTGAAGAACCTGTGGTTTTCGATCCGACCTGCGGTTGTGGAATTTTTTTACTCTCTATCTTAAAAGTCTTAAAACGATTCCCCGGAACCGGAAAAATACAGATACTCGGAAATGAAATCGATCCTTTCGCTTTAAGAATTGCTTCTTTATGTTTGCTATTAGAAAAAAGCAGTTTAGATTTTTCCTATGATTTTATCGAAGAGAATGCTGGAGCTGATACGTTTTCTTCTCAATTTCAATATCGCTTTAACAAACAACCCGATTTAATTATTGGTAATCTACCCTTTCGACGAAAAGGAAGAAACCAGGCAGATGAATCTTCCCGGATTTTAAAACAGCTTTGTTTGTTGCTTAAGGAAAATGGCCTGATGGGAATTATCCTGCCTGAATCCTTTATTACAAGAATTGAAAAAGAAGAACAAAAACTTAGAGATGAAATATTACAGAATTTTTGTATCTATGAAACTTTCCGTATTCCGAAAGAAGTTTTTAATCAGGGAAATATGCCGGCTATGGCCTGGATTATGAAAAAAAGAAAACTCTCCAAACCTTTCTTCTGTTATTTTGAAGGTTTATTTTTTGAATCGTCTCAAACAGTGAGACTTTTATCTTATGAAAGAAATAAAAAAAAGGTTTCTTTCTTTCATCCGGTTTTTCAAAAAATGGAGACTTCTTCTCTTAAAGTAAAAGATTTATTTTTTATTGAACCGGGCCTGCAACCGGCTCATCCTTTGGTTATACAAAAAAAACATACAAATTCGAGTCCTGAGTTTTATCTCTGGACCGGAGGAATAAAGGGAATTCAACCCTTTACAGATATACAAAAAACGAAATATTCTTTTTTTGAAATGAAGGATGAAAATATTTTAAAACGGGCCCAGAGACGAAACTTAAGGTCTTATTTAAATACCTATAGAGTCATGTTACTCGTTCCTTCCAATACAGCGAAAAGAATTCGCGCTTGCCTGGTTCGGCATAAAGAAGGAAGTTTCCGAGTTGCTCCCTACTATGCCTTTAATGCGATTTTTCCCAAAAATGTAGAGGATACAGATTCTGCTTACCTGCTCTGGCTTCTATTTAACCATCCTCTGGCCAGTGTCTATCTGACTGAGTTAAAAAAGACTGTCTGGACTTCGATTAATTCTTATCGCGATTTTCCCTATCCTCAGAGTTGGATAGAGCCATCTTTAAAAAAAACAATTGCAGAAAAAGTTAAAAAACTTTTTGAAATTCAGAAAAATACTGGCTTAAAAGATAGAGATATAATCTTCTTAAATCTTGTAAAAGAACTGGACCTTTTCGTTTATGAGTCTTATGCCTTACAAGAAGAAGACATACGGAGTATAGAATGTATGTACGGGAATGAGCTAAGGCCCGGTTTAAAGGAGTTCGGAGAAACCTGGAAATTATTTCCCTCAAAACAAAGCCCGGAAGCGGAAAGTTCCTGTTTGAAAGCCGGCATGTTTTTTCAGACTCTGAGTATTAATTATAATAAGTTGAAAGTGGAAATCTCTCTTTTCTGCCCGCAGCTCGGGCAAAAAACGATTCTTTTAGATATACATCCTTCTATGCCGGGCTGGGTTTTGCAGGCAGGTGCAAGCGGAAAAATTATAAGTAAAACATCTTTGTTTTCTAATACACTTACATCACTCGATTCAAAAAAGAATCGACTTGTATTTTTGGCTCATGAGATAAATTAA